A portion of the Punica granatum isolate Tunisia-2019 chromosome 7, ASM765513v2, whole genome shotgun sequence genome contains these proteins:
- the LOC116213778 gene encoding replication protein A 70 kDa DNA-binding subunit B gives MAKTVTPDAISIIRSNPTPDSSGDVPELVVQVLDLKATGNRNRFMFTANDGKMKLKGILPANIESEVLSGKIQNLGLIRILDYTLNDIPNKQDKYLVVLKCEAVSPALETEVTSEEGQEGTNIAKRPKLETDADVKSEASGLILKPKQDCEAESQVKREGAGIILKPKQEIVSKSAAQIVHEQHRNMAPAARLAMTRRVHPLVSLNPYQGNWTIKVRVTNKGSMRTYRNARGEGCVFNVELTDEDGTQIQATMFKEAAKKFYDKLEMGKVYYISKGTLKVANKQFKTVQNDYEMTLNEYSEVEEARNEETFIPETKFNVVPIDMLGSYVDGKDLVDIVGVVQSVSPTMSIRRKTNNETIPKRDIVVADETKKMVVVSLWNDLATGVGQELLDIVDQSPIVAIKSLKVGDFQGVSLSTLSRSVVMVNPDIAEAKKLRSWFDSEGKGTSMAPVGSGVIAPGRGGARSMYSDRVFISHITGNQSVGEDKPAYFNIRAFITFIKPDQPMWYRACKTCNKKVTEAIGSGFWCEGCQKNDESCSLRYIMALKVTDASGDAWLSTFNEEAENIIGCSADELDQLKSQDSEDNQYLMTLKQATWVPRLFRVSVALHEYNNERRQRITVRAVTPVDFVAESRYLLEEISKMKVSE, from the exons ATGGCGAAGACGGTGACCCCAGATGCGATATCCATCATAAGGTCGAACCCGACACCGGATTCTTCAGGCGACGTCCCGGAGCTCGTCGTTCAAGTTCTTGACCTCAAGGCCACCGGGAATCGCAATCGCTTCAT GTTCACAGCAAATGATGGGAAGATGAAGCTGAAAGGGATTCTTCCAGCAAACATTGAATCTGAGGTCCTTTCAGGAAAAATTCAGAACTTGGGTCTCATTCGTATCCTTGACTATACCCTGAATGATATCCCGAACAAGCAAGACAA GTACCTGGTTGTTCTCAAATGCGAAGCTGTTTCTCCTGCACTGGAGACGGAAGTGACGAGTGAGGAAGGTCAAGAGGGGACTAACATTGCAAAAAGGCCAAAGCTAGAGACTGATGCCGATGTGAAAAGCGAGGCAAGTGGCTTAATTTTGAAGCCAAAGCAAGATTGTGAAGCAGAAAGTCAAGTCAAAAGAGAAGGTGCTGGCATCATTCTGAAGCCCAAGCAAGAGATAGTTTCAAAGTCAGCTGCCCAGATTGTACATGAGCAACATAGGAA TATGGCACCGGCTGCACGACTGGCCATGACAAgaagagttcatccccttgtCTCATTGAATCCTTACCAAGGGAATTGGACAATAAAGGTCAGGGTCACTAACAAGGGAAGCATGCGTACCTACAGAAATGCTAGAGGAGAAGGCTGTGTCTTCAATGTGGAGTTAACAGATGAAGAC GGAACACAAATTCAAGCTACAATGTTCAAGGAAGCTGCTAAGAAGTTCTATGACAAGCTTGAAATGGGAAAGGTCTATTACATATCGAAAGGGACTCTCAAAGTGGCGAACAAGCAGTTCAAGACAGTCCAGAATGATTATGAGATGACCCTGAATGAGTATTCTGAGGTGGAAGAGGCTAGGAATGAAGAAACTTTTATTCCTGAGACAAAGTTCAATGTCGTTCCAATTGATATGTTGGGTTCCTATGTCGATGGGAAAGATCTTGTTG ATATCGTTGGAGTTGTTCAGAGTGTCTCCCCAACAATGAGCATCCGAAGGAAGACCAACAATGAGACTATCCCAAAGCGGGATATAGTAGTTGCAGATGAGAC GAAGAAGATGGTTGTTGTTTCTTTGTGGAATGACCTAGCAACTGGTGTAGGCCAAGAATTACTCGATATTGTTGATCAATCGCCTATTGTTGCTATAAAGTCTCTCAAAGTAGGAGATTTTCAGG GTGTATCTCTGTCTACACTCAGCCGAAGTGTAGTGATGGTGAATCCAGATATAGCTGAGGCAAAGAAGCTCAGAAGCTG GTTTGACTCTGAAGGTAAAGGCACTTCAATGGCTCCGGTTGGTTCTGGTGTGATTGCCCCTGGAAGGGGTGGAGCAAGGTCAATGTATTCTGATAGGGTCTTCATTTCTCATATAACTGGCAACCAATCAGTGGGAGAGGACAAG CCTGCTTATTTCAACATTCGGGCGTTCATCACTTTCATCAAGCCTGATCAACCAATGTGGTATAGAGCATGCAAGACCTGCAACAAGAAAGTTACTGAAGCTATTGGTTCGGGATTTTGGTGCGAAGGGTGCCAGAAAAATGACGAATCTTGCAGTCTCAG GTATATAATGGCACTGAAGGTAACAGATGCAAGTGGCGATGCGTGGCTCTCAACCTTCAATGAAGAAGCTGAGAATATAATTGGGTGCTCTGCTGACGAGCTCGATCAACTGAAATCACAG GATTCTGAGGATAACCAGTACCTGATGACACTAAAGCAGGCTACTTGGGTACCTCGTCTGTTCCGAGTTAGTGTTGCGCTGCATGAGTACAATAATGAGAGACGGCAGAGGATTACGGTGAGGGCTGTTACTCCTGTCGACTTTGTTGCTGAGTCGAGGTACTTGCTCGAGGAGATATCCAAGATGAAGGTCTCAGAGTAG
- the LOC116213777 gene encoding uncharacterized protein LOC116213777, translating into MIPSGTGIRPDGSLTASTDPHMEAGTGGSTSDALKEAPPLASDKDENDHFVRLSSSSESSCSSFDPYRLDEHEIMNSSSAVNGHPKPEKASHSSFRYDHEDGTPNSSLLVPEHSGNQLAEPSVGRTSDGSLHSSSSSGSIMQCPQVQVMQRTSDLDSGSPSPYRIPSSVFARTTTTAQEWSVTSNESLFSIHTGNMSFTKDMYWMYKSGELGRPGDPIMSPSMKDYSSNQPPPPLVDYTSNQPSPPLVDYSSNQPLPPLVDNPSSSLPSSKLPSNSIDIFKTNANLYEGLRATPEAVETMKSVLRENAEADREKERLSHAEGASCHSATASPSHHSSASGASTKSFAFPILGGDGAKSGSSKVAPGSIRQHSQSVRPNLEPQSPQPQTRQERQTAKATAPVDTGQTRWFSCFSCCSFCS; encoded by the exons ATGATTCCGTCAGGCACTGGAATCCGTCCGGATGGTTCTCTCACTGCAAGCACTGATCCTC ATATGGAAGCCGGAACTGGCGGGAGCACTAGCGATGCGTTGAAGGAAGCTCCGCCTTTGGCTTCCGACAAAGATGAGAATGATCACTTTGTGAGGTTAAGCTCTTCCTCGGAATCCTCCTGTTCGTCGTTCGACCCCTACCGTTTGGATGAACATGAGATCATGAATAGCTCGTCGGCCGTTAATGGTCACCCGAAACCCGAGAAGGCCTCCCACTCATCTTTTAGATATGATCATGAGGACGGTACTCCCAATTCCTCTTTGCTCGTGCCTGAGCATTCGGGCAACCAACTGGCGGAACCCTCAGTGGGGCGAACTTCAGATGGTTCACTGCACTCGAGCTCGAGCAGCGGGTCGATAATGCAGTGTCCTCAGGTTCAGGTGATGCAAAGGACCAGCGACTTGGATAGCGGTAGCCCTTCCCCGTATAGGATTCCCTCTTCGGTGTTTGCTAGGACCACGACTACCGCGCAGGAATGGAGCGTGACGTCGAACGAATCACTGTTCAGTATCCATACCGGAAACATGAGCTTCACAAAGGATATGTATTGGATGTACAAGTCTGGCGAGCTCGGCAGACCTGGAGACCCGATCATGTCCCCCTCAATGAAGGACTACTCGAGCAATCAGCCGCCGCCTCCATTAGTGGACTACACGAGCAATCAGCCATCACCTCCATTGGTTGACTACTCGAGCAATCAGCCCCTGCCTCCGTTAGTCGATAATCCCAGCAGCAGCCTACCGTCGTCAAAGCTGCCTAGCAACTCCATCGACATCTTCAAGACCAATGCGAACTTGTATGAGGGTCTGCGTGCAACCCCAGAGGCCGTCGAGACAATGAAGTCGGTACTAAGGGAAAACGCAGAAGCCGATCGCGAGAAAGAGCGATTGTCTCACGCAGAAGGGGCTTCTTGTCATTCTGCTACAGCTAGTCCCTCCCACCACTCCAGCGCAAGCGGGGCCAGCACAAAATCGTTTGCGTTTCCCAT ACTGGGAGGCGACGGAGCGAAGAGCGGCTCTAGCAAGGTGGCTCCGGGTAGCATAAGGCAACACTCACAATCAGTGCGGCCGAATCTCGAGCCTCAGAGTCCCCAACCACAGACCCGTCAGGAGCGACAAACTGCCAAGGCGACGGCCCCCGTAGACACGGGCCAGACCCGATGGTTCTCTTGCTTCTCTTGTTGCTCCTTCTGTTCTTGA
- the LOC116213779 gene encoding glycerophosphodiester phosphodiesterase GDPD6-like, which yields MSSSIMGPPCSILFLLLLLVARAAARPLYPLPSKVDNGERQPLQTSRPYNIAHRGSNGEIPEETAFAYLRAIEEGADFIETDILSSKDGVLICFHDVTLDNTTDIAHRKEFADRKRTYEVQGVNTTGFFTVDFTLKELKSLRVKQRYPFRDQQYNGKFKIITFEEFIAIALDAPRVVGIYPEIKNPVFINEHVKWPKGKRFEDKFVGTLKKYGYKGSYMSKDWLKQPVFIQSFAPTSLIYASNLTDSPKIFLIDDVTIPTQDTNQSYWEITSDKYFDFIKQYVVGIGPWKDTVVPAVHNYLQEPTDLVAHAHAHNLQVHPYTFRNENQCLHFDFHQDPYQEYEYWIQKIGVDGIFTDFTGSLHIYQEMTTPPHPKDGGNDDHVMSLLHKIALLVSPYEKV from the exons GCTCTATACTTTTTCTCCTTCTACTCCTTGTTGCTCGGGCTGCTGCTAGGCCTCTTTATCCGCTGCCAAGCAAGGTGGATAATGGTGAAAGACAGCCTCTTCAGACTTCTCGCCCGTATAATATTGCACATCGAGGTTCGAACGGAGAGATTCCCGAAGAAACAGCTTTTGCTTACCTG AGAGCAATCGAAGAGGGTGCTGACTTTATTGAGACTGATATCTTATCTTCCAAAGATGGAGTTCTCATATGCTTCCATGATGTTACCCTTGATAACACGACTGATATTGCTCATCGCAAGGAGTTTGCTGATCGTAAAAGAACTTACGAGGTTCAAGGGGTTAATACCACTGGATTCTTCACTG TTGATTTCACATTGAAGGAGCTGAAGTCCCTACGTGTAAAGCAGAGGTATCCATTTCGGGATCAACAATATAATG GAAAGTTCAAGATCATTACCTTTGAGGAGTTCATTGCAATTGCATTGGATGCACCCAGAGTTGTTGGAATTTATCCCGAGATTAAGAACCCTGTCTTCATCAATGAGCAT GTGAAGTGGCCTAAAGGGAAGAGATTCGAAGATAAGTTTGTGGGGACCCTCAAGAAGTATGGATACAAAGGTTCCTACATGTCAAAGGATTGGTTAAAGCAGCCTGTTTTCATCCAGTCCTTTGCTCCAACTTCTCTTATATATGCTTCTAATCTCACGGACTCGcccaaaatttttttgatCGATGATGTTACAATTCCAACTCAGGACACAAATCAG TCATACTGGGAAATTACTTCGGACAAATACTTTGACTTCATTAAGCAATACGTTGTGGGGATCGGACCATGGAAGGACACAGTGGTGCCTGCTGTGCACAACTATCTGCAAGAACCGACTGACCTCGTTGCCCACGCTCATGCCCACAATTTACAG GTGCATCCATATACTTTCCGGAACGAGAACCAATGCCTGCACTTCGACTTCCATCAGGACCCATATCAGGAGTACGAGTACTGGATTCAAAAGATAGGCGTCGACGGGATCTTCACAGACTTCACGGGCAGTCTCCACATATATCAAGAGATGACCACTCCTCCCCACCCAAAAGACGGCGGAAACGATGATCACGTGATGAGTCTGTTGCATAAGATCGCTCTATTGGTCTCTCCCTATGAGAAAGTGTGA